TCCCTTCTTTCTTGCTAGCAGATATTTCTTTTACCAACTTGCGGATTTGTCTATagtgagaaggaaaaaaggGGTTAGTGTTGGGATGTCGACGACTGTAACGGGACACTGCCATTGTTCAGAACTTGCTCACTTACTCTGAGACGTCAGCAATGTGCTTGTGCCTCAGCTTCACCCAGAGCATGTCGTCCTCATTCAGCAAGGCCTGCTTCTCTGAGCCATCTTTAGCCTTGTACCTGGCAACATAAACAACCAGATAGTTGGTTgttagtagggctgcacaatacacagttttttgtttttgaaatcgTCATTGAGATATCAAATGTTGCAATATACACATCACAAAAGGCTGTAACATATTGCAAAAGGCAAAAAGATTTAagaattgaaagaaaatatcagtggAAAATGGCACTTTAAAAGTAACTTGTTCTCCTTTTAGTGGTGTATTTCATGATAAAATGAAAAGTTCAATAAAAGATCATAatgatttacttttatttgtttaaattcaacaagcaactttctgtattgtttattgcaagtaatatcgTTATACTTAACCACATTATTGCATGtttcatattttcctcatatcttGCAGCCCTAGTTGTTAGCTAGGAATGTATTGTCTACATTTAAGAAACACCTTGTCCGCCATATGAGCATGGGGCGATGCTCATgtttattgtgtatgtgtgactaTGGTGAGATTCAGTAGGAAAAGCTTGTATTACTTGTAGGTGTCGTTCTGGATATCAATGAGGTCGTAAGCCATGGCCTGGTAGGTCAGCTCATGCAGGATGGGGCTGACGGGGTCAATACCTCTCTCCACTATCAGCAGCTGGGCCTGGGTCTTTTCCTTGTGATAGGGTGAGGGGGGGCAGCGGGGGGAGGCAAACAGATAAAGAGTAAATATTATACCGCATTTTCTATAGAAATCAAAACCCAGGGGTTATTGTCTGACGGTGACATTTAGCCTTTTACCTTTCTTTATGTGATACTGCTGAGCtgcttttccattttcaaatttCTGGTAAAGAGCAACTACATACTCTGCTTAAGGCAAAGAAGGGAATCTTCTCCGCTTTTACAGGCTTTCAGTGGAAAATAATAGTCATTTCAGGGTCAGATTTACTCCCTGGGCTAAGATCTTGTGTATTCTGTCAACATGCTTTGTTCAGCAGGTGTCTCACCTTTTTCTTGCCACTGTCATCCAGCTCATAGTGTTTGGCCAGTTTGTTGTCCACCATCTCAGCAAGGATCTTGGCATTCACCATGTTGCTGTTATGATATAAATTGTTTTCAATTAGTTATTACAGTTACAATGATACACATCAAGGCTGCACTGATGAagcttttgcttttgtttcacATGGTTTGACTggcttgtgtatgtgtatattttgtatgtatattgtgGGGAAAATAAACTCGTACTTCATGTAAGATAATAAAAGCCACACATTGATGTCGTTTGGATTCACATTTCAATTTTAAGACGTGTTAAGGTCCAGCAAGGTGAAGAGCCGCTTACAACTGTATTTAAGCTTCATTTCTTTTCTGCCAGTTATGTTACATATTCTTTGGTCACGATTCCAGCTTTTCCGATAAAAAGTCTCACTATGCTTGGGGGCTGAGGTGTGTTGTAAGCTGAGGAACCAAGTCTTCTCTGGCTTACTTCTTGTATCTGACCCCGGGGTACTCGTCCAACGTGGCACAGAGCGTGACAAGCTGGTCTGCGAGTGTCTCCAGTGTCTTAGTTTTGTCCTGACTTTTGGGACTGTAGATTCTTTGGAAAGCCCCCGGATTATCACATGTGAACACCTGAAAAGAATTCAACacaccagaataaaaaaaaaatattctctcTATGTACTCTAAATGTAGtcataaaataaagcaaattgtGGATATTTTATTCTTCAAGAACTTAACACCTGATAATCAACAGAAATCAATAACTCTGATTTACTGAAatttcaaaacaagtgaaaacctaaaaggccttttttttttttttttttaatacggAGAACAACCAGTTACAGTTCCCAAGCCACTGGTGTAATACAAAGTTTGTCAAATCATTAAGTCATAGCTTAAAGCAGATAACGCCCATTGGAGTCCCTGacaattagggctgggcgatagaGAGAAAATCAtataatcacaatatttttgaccaaaaacctTAATATCACTTGAAAATTGTACTCTTGATTACTTTTGCTTCCACTAAATGTTTACGCactgagatttttgataaataatcatcagtaatttggatataatgacttagtgggtaaaggcaaataatagaacagttgcaacagtctggtaagttcagaaaagtacatcactttactataatgcagcctttaaaaccaggaaaagacaacacttaagcaaaatctaagacaatatctagtctcatatcacaatattgatatattgcctaGGTCTACTTAAAGTACTGCAAATCTCTTTCACCCattggcaagacactgaacaccACATTAGTTTTCCCTCATTTAACAAATAGTCTGATTAAACAGAGGAAATGGAGAATTACAAAAGAACATGAAAGAACAAACTCCTTAACCACTCACTTGTGCCTCCTGTGGCATGAAGGACATGTTTATTTCCTTACAGACTCGTATGTACTTTGCACAACACTGCTTCATGTTGTTGAACAGGTCATCGGGACAGTCTGTGGGACCAAAAAGCTTTTAGTTTGTATCTAACCTGTTtatcaacacaaataaaaaaattatcaaaacaaCATATTGATTATGTTGGATAAATAATTTGACAGTTATTTTCCTACTGTATTTTACTTACAGTCCGTGAAATAGACATATGCTGCTTTATATTTAGGTTTGGTCTTGAAGTCAGCAATGAAGGCATCAAcacactatgaaaaaaaaattgatttgagATCACCAGAATGAAAATTTGCAGCAAATAGAAACTTCAATCCAACCAGCAATATCATTACAGGGATATAAAGGCAAACCTGAGCGGTTGGTGACATGAAGTAGATGGCCTTCATTTCTGGAACAGGCTCTCTGCTTTTGAACAGGTCCTCCACGACTAAAgaaacaacatatttatttgaacagaGTAGCTACAGAAATCCACATACAGAATGCAGTTAGTTTGGTTTATTACCTGTATTATATCACAAAGAGTGTTTTACTGTTCTGGGAACCTACTTGTTATTTTTTCTGACATCAGATCGGACATTTTGCAGCATGATGAGAGGAGCTTGGTGGTGAAGGGGTCTAGAATCAATACCTGGGAAGAAGATAAATAGGTATTGGTCAGTTAAGCGATGTATCACGCTGTAATATGTTGCCAGAAATTGCAATTCTATGCCGAGTTACAGTGCACAAGTGGAATCTATCAAATAAAAGTTGGATCTGTGGTGTTGAGGTAGTGCAATTACAATCATAGACTGCATTGAGTACAAGGAAGATTTTCCTACCTTCCATACTTCAGAGTTCTTGCAGTCTGTAATAATTGTATCTTTTATTCCTGAAAGAGACACAGAACATGACTTGGGAATAACAACATTACTgaaaccagaaaaagaaaacttactGTTCATGACGACCCTATCTGAGCTGTAGCTTGGTTCTACTGCGGAAGCACTACAGAGTCTAAGTGATTCAAACTTCAAAATGTTTAGCTACATCATCTCCTGATCAACTAAACATACATTGATTGGGCTAGTTCCAGACTTGTGTATAGAACTGTTTGCCATTGAGTTTCATGTAATTTTGCGGTCTtcaaatttgtgatttgttaTCATTTTTCGTATTTTACCGACTCCTAAATTACCACTGGAAACATTATGAATAAGGTCACAGCAGTTTTCATGAATGTTCCTAAATAAGCTATTCTATTATACTTGCATTATATGACCAACCATATTAGAGATATACTGTACGTGTGGATAGTTTAGAGTGATTACACTCTTTGGTTTATGAAATAAACGAAAGTGTGTTAAAAATGGAGACAGTTCAAGTGTATGTATCTTTATTGAAGTACACAACCTATTAGCTACATTAGGCTAACACTGCTGTAGTAATACAACTACCGCGTAATACATCCTAACGTCTTAATCTTCACTTTTTTAGATATTAATTCAACTTCATGGAGACTTTTTGGGGACTGTGATGCATATTGTAACCTTTATTATATCAGCTAAGTAAGTTCTGTTTACATTAGACTGGATCCGTTTTAGCTATCGGCTACATGTAGCGTTGCCAAAAAAATACGACAATTGAGTGTAAAGTTATAATTTTCCTTATTTTAACCTCAACCCAAGCTCTTAACCCCCAACAACCATCTCTGCGACATCTTTAACTAGGATGTTTTGCCTCATATCTGCACACAAGCCTGCAGATATGAGGCAAAACATTAGATATATGGCTATGAGGTGGGGCTCAGAGACAGAATTTGGCCTCATTCCGACTACTCTTTTCAAAAGTGGGATAACAACACTCCCTATCAGTATAGTTATAATAAACAAGAGTGCCAGGTGGAAACACAAGTGCCGTCTGTGATTATCCTATCAAGTCTCTATTTAACGGTATAAGTCGAGTCTTCACCCAATTCGGTTTAGTAAACTTCCGTTACGATAAACAGaagcatgaaaatgtccctccAAGATGCAAAGTCACAAACGGTAAATGTAATAGCACGTACTCAATAGCACTTTAAGTCAACAAAACGTTGTTTTATCCTATTTCACATGTACAATAAACCTCCCCCGTTTGGTTGAACTTACTTTTCCAAACTATTCTTTTCAGCCCGTGATCACTGCCCGttgccatcttgttttttttgtgcgcctcttcctcttcctgtcccaccgtggtaaagttggttttatattggacgTTGGATATTCGACACATTCGATGCAGCTTGACATTTTGACCTAACTCAGCTAAATCCCTTACACATAACacaaagctttttctttttcttttttttcaaaacaaaccctttgatttttaaaaatattttataatgttaGAAAATGCTACGAATCTGTCATGAA
This sequence is a window from Etheostoma cragini isolate CJK2018 chromosome 9, CSU_Ecrag_1.0, whole genome shotgun sequence. Protein-coding genes within it:
- the stxbp3 gene encoding syntaxin-binding protein 3 — encoded protein: MATGSDHGLKRIVWKRIKDTIITDCKNSEVWKVLILDPFTTKLLSSCCKMSDLMSEKITIVEDLFKSREPVPEMKAIYFMSPTAQCVDAFIADFKTKPKYKAAYVYFTDYCPDDLFNNMKQCCAKYIRVCKEINMSFMPQEAQVFTCDNPGAFQRIYSPKSQDKTKTLETLADQLVTLCATLDEYPGVRYKNNMVNAKILAEMVDNKLAKHYELDDSGKKKEKTQAQLLIVERGIDPVSPILHELTYQAMAYDLIDIQNDTYKYKAKDGSEKQALLNEDDMLWVKLRHKHIADVSEQIRKLVKEISASKKEGKPDGKITISNLAQMMKKMPAFRKQVTEKTIHLQLAEDCMRHFANNVEKLCKAEQDLAVGLDVEGVKVKDPMRTLLPVLLNPYSTHDKIRAVLLYIFSLNGTTDENLSKLIQHVKIEDEREFILNWKELGVPIITSPSFFSRKPTRRDRSQDQTYNLSRWTPVIKDVMEDAVENKLDTTEWPHQSECPAAWNGSGAVSARQKHKASSQDDRRTGSRLIIFVVGGISYSEMRCAYEVTQAVKSCEVIIGSSHILTPTGLLDDIKALSKGPMETFKIEERSNA